From Mycobacterium colombiense CECT 3035:
CCCCGGCTTCAGCGCGCTGAACGTCCACTCTTCGATGCCCGGTGCTCCCAGCGCGTCGGAGGTGGGCTGGATGAACTGGTGGGTGAGCTGCTTGATGACCGACGAATCGCCGATCTTGGTGTCGGGCGTCCACCGGTACGGAGTGGTGTAGTTCGAACCCAACTCCACCACCAGGGTGTTGCCGACGGCGAGGGTGACGTTCTGACTGATCTCGCTCTGCGTCAGCACATCGGTCATGGGGACCTGGAGAGTTTTGGTCGACGGGGGGTTCCTGGACGCGAAGTGGCAGCCCACCACCGTCGACAACATCAGCACGGCGACTGTTACCAGCAGCCTGACTTTCACCAGATCCCCCTTCCGATTCCGCTCCGGAGCCTAATAGGTCTCGACCCAGACCGAAGATAGGCGCCGAAGCCGCCGAGCGCCGCGTCCGGCAGGATGGGCTGGTGTTTGGCCTCGTACTGATCGTCGCCCTGGTGTCCACCGTCATCGTGGGGACGGTCATCGGCCGGCGCTATCGCGTCGGTCCCCCGGTGTTGCTGATCGTGCTCGGCGCCCTGCTGGGCCTGGTTCCCCAGCTCGGCCAGATACACGTCAACGGCGAGGTCGTGTTGCTGCTGTTCCTCCCCGCGATCCTCTACTGGGAGGGCCTGAACACCAGCTTTCGCGAGATCCGGGCGAACGCGCGCATCATCGTGTTTCTCAGCGTCGTCCTGGTGATCGCCACCGCGGTGGCGGTGTCGTGGACGGCGCGGGCGCTGGGCATGAACCCGCACGCGGCCGGCGTGCTGGGCGCGGTGCTGTCGCCGACCGACGCGGCCGCCGTCGCCGGTCTGGCGAAGAAGCTGCCCCGCCGGTCGCTGACCGTGCTCAAGGCCGAGAGCCTGATCAACGACGGCACCGCCCTGGTCCTGTTCGCCGTCAGCGTGCACGTCGCGGTCGGAGGGGCCGCGATCAGCCCGCCCGAGGTGACCGCCCGGTTCATCGGCTCCTACCTCGGCGGCATCGCGGCCGGGCTGCTGGTCGGCGGCGCGGTGACGTTGCTGCGCAAGCGAATTGACGCGCCCCAGGAGGAAGGGGCCCTGAGCCTGGTGACGCCGTTCGCGGCCTTCCTGCTGGCGCAGTCGATGGACTGCAGCGGTGTCGTCGCGGTGATGGTGTCGGCCCTGGTCCTGGCCTACGCCGGGCCCGTCGTGATCCGCGCCCGCTCCCGGCTGCAGTCCTCGGCCTTCTGGGACATCGCGACCTTCCTGCTCAACGGCTCGCTGTGGGTGTTCGTCGGGGTGCAGATCCCGGGTGCGCTGCGCGGCATCGCGGGCGTCGACGGCGGCATTCGCCACGCGTTGTTCGTTGCGCTGGTGGTGACCGGCGTGGTGATCGTCTCGCGCATCTTCTGGGGCGAGATCACCACGCTGCTGATCCGGCTCATCGACCGCCGCCAGGTGCAGCGCGAACGTCGCATCAACTGGCGCCAGCGCTTCGTCACGGTGTGGGCGGGATTCCGTGGCGCCGTGTCGCTCGCCGCGGCGGTGGCGGTGCCGATCACGACGCTGAACGGCGACCCGTTCCCGGACCGCAGCCTGCTGATCTTCATCGTGGTCGTCGTCATCCTGGTGACCGTCCTGGTCCAGGGCAGCACGCTGCCCGCCGTGGTCCGGTGGGCGAAGATGCCCGAGGACGCCACCCACGCCGAGGAACTGCAACTGGCGCGTTGCCGCGGCTCCCAGGCCGCGCTGGCCGCCCTGCCCACGGTCGCCGACGAGGTCGGCATCAGCGACGAGCTGAGACGCCGGCTGCAAAAGGAATACGAGGAGAAGGCCGCGCTGGTCCTGGCCACCGAAAACGGCTCTCCAGACAATCGCATCCTCAAAGGCCGCGAGAAGGTCCGGCGGGTGCGGCTGGGCGTGCTCGAACACAAGCGCCGGGAGATCACCGCGCTGCGCAACCAGAACCTGATCGACGACATCGTGTTGCGCGAATTGCAG
This genomic window contains:
- a CDS encoding Na+/H+ antiporter; translation: MFGLVLIVALVSTVIVGTVIGRRYRVGPPVLLIVLGALLGLVPQLGQIHVNGEVVLLLFLPAILYWEGLNTSFREIRANARIIVFLSVVLVIATAVAVSWTARALGMNPHAAGVLGAVLSPTDAAAVAGLAKKLPRRSLTVLKAESLINDGTALVLFAVSVHVAVGGAAISPPEVTARFIGSYLGGIAAGLLVGGAVTLLRKRIDAPQEEGALSLVTPFAAFLLAQSMDCSGVVAVMVSALVLAYAGPVVIRARSRLQSSAFWDIATFLLNGSLWVFVGVQIPGALRGIAGVDGGIRHALFVALVVTGVVIVSRIFWGEITTLLIRLIDRRQVQRERRINWRQRFVTVWAGFRGAVSLAAAVAVPITTLNGDPFPDRSLLIFIVVVVILVTVLVQGSTLPAVVRWAKMPEDATHAEELQLARCRGSQAALAALPTVADEVGISDELRRRLQKEYEEKAALVLATENGSPDNRILKGREKVRRVRLGVLEHKRREITALRNQNLIDDIVLRELQNEMDLEEVQLLAAAIDDGDEE
- a CDS encoding protease inhibitor I42 family protein, which gives rise to MKVRLLVTVAVLMLSTVVGCHFASRNPPSTKTLQVPMTDVLTQSEISQNVTLAVGNTLVVELGSNYTTPYRWTPDTKIGDSSVIKQLTHQFIQPTSDALGAPGIEEWTFSALKPGSTTISTAYTSFVGKDAKPACTYTLAVTVQ